One segment of Dolichospermum sp. DET69 DNA contains the following:
- a CDS encoding ABC transporter permease, producing the protein MNWWQRLNKNPLARTGAIVLLCFYLAVIGADFIAPYNPYDSQANGSLLPPTQIHWMSQSGQFIGPHVYPTTQGDTNLETGERKIIIDQTKPSPLRLFVAGPKYQLFNLSISLPPKWQEVTIIPGISLNWHLFGVSGDAKLNILGTDEQGRDQFSRLLHGGRISMFIGIFGIIITYPLALLIGGISGYFGGLIDSIIMRLAEVLMTFPSIYLLVALSGILSPKLTSAQRFLLIILITSVISWAGLARIIRGQVLSIKELEFVQAAKVMGGNPIYIIVRHVLPQTATYIIISATLTIPSFIGAEAVLSLIGLGIQQPDPSWGNMLSLASNASILVLQPWLILPPAILIIITVLSFNVLGDGLRDALDPRSVQR; encoded by the coding sequence ATGAATTGGTGGCAACGACTCAATAAAAATCCTTTAGCACGAACTGGGGCAATTGTCCTGTTATGTTTCTATTTAGCAGTAATTGGTGCTGATTTTATCGCTCCTTATAATCCTTATGATTCACAAGCCAATGGTTCACTACTCCCACCCACTCAGATTCATTGGATGTCTCAGTCAGGGCAGTTTATTGGACCACACGTATATCCTACAACACAAGGTGATACAAACTTAGAAACTGGGGAAAGAAAAATAATTATAGACCAGACAAAACCTTCACCACTAAGATTATTTGTTGCTGGACCAAAATATCAATTATTCAATTTGAGTATTTCCCTGCCTCCAAAATGGCAAGAAGTTACAATTATTCCTGGTATTTCTTTAAATTGGCATTTGTTTGGCGTTAGTGGTGATGCAAAATTGAATATTTTGGGAACAGATGAACAAGGACGTGATCAATTTAGTCGCTTGTTGCATGGTGGTCGTATTAGTATGTTTATTGGCATTTTTGGGATTATCATTACCTATCCATTGGCATTACTAATTGGTGGAATTTCTGGCTACTTTGGAGGCTTAATTGATAGCATCATCATGCGTTTAGCCGAAGTATTGATGACATTTCCCAGTATTTATTTATTAGTAGCACTATCAGGTATTTTGAGTCCCAAATTAACTAGCGCCCAACGATTTTTATTAATTATTTTGATCACTTCTGTAATTAGTTGGGCTGGTTTAGCTAGAATAATTCGTGGACAGGTATTATCAATCAAAGAACTTGAATTTGTGCAAGCAGCCAAGGTCATGGGTGGTAATCCGATTTATATTATTGTCCGTCATGTTTTGCCACAAACTGCTACTTACATCATTATTTCTGCTACTTTGACAATTCCTAGTTTTATTGGTGCAGAAGCCGTATTAAGTCTAATTGGTTTAGGTATTCAACAACCAGATCCTTCTTGGGGAAATATGCTTTCTTTAGCTAGTAATGCTTCTATTTTGGTCTTACAACCTTGGTTAATTCTCCCACCAGCAATTCTGATTATTATCACCGTTTTATCATTCAACGTATTAGGTGATGGTTTAAGAGATGCTCTTGATCCTCGTAGTGTGCAGAGGTAG
- a CDS encoding aminotransferase class V-fold PLP-dependent enzyme — MNNLHHHRAQFPALSNKIYFNYGGQGTMPQGAMDAITQSEAHIQNIGPFGSAAYSWISPQIQASREAIASLLNVPSNTITLTGNVTVGCNIAMWGIDWQPGDHLLLSDCEHPGVIATAQEIARRFAIEVTTCPLMATLNEGQPISIIAENLRPKTRLVVLSHVLWNTGQVLPIDKIVEVCRSNNSLLLIDAAQSVGVLPLDLTALGVDFYAFTGHKWLCGPAGVGGLYVRPEARENLHPTFIGLNGVITNNQAQPTGWQPDGRRYEVSTLATSLYVGLKAAITIHEQWGTAQERYEQICRNSNYLWQKLNSLADVKCLKNSPPESGLVSFYVTNQPSSKLVQSLESQNILTRTIANPNCIRVSVHYLTLESEIDQLIATIKGD, encoded by the coding sequence ATGAACAACTTGCATCATCATCGCGCCCAATTTCCCGCTTTAAGTAATAAAATTTATTTTAACTACGGAGGCCAAGGGACTATGCCTCAAGGGGCTATGGATGCTATTACCCAATCTGAGGCACATATTCAAAATATCGGACCTTTTGGGAGTGCAGCATATAGTTGGATTTCACCGCAAATACAAGCCAGTCGAGAAGCGATCGCATCCCTACTAAATGTGCCAAGTAATACAATTACTCTCACTGGTAATGTGACTGTAGGTTGCAATATTGCGATGTGGGGCATTGATTGGCAACCTGGTGATCATTTACTGCTTTCTGATTGCGAACACCCTGGAGTCATTGCTACGGCTCAGGAAATTGCCCGCAGATTTGCGATAGAAGTTACCACCTGTCCCTTAATGGCTACTTTAAATGAGGGACAGCCTATCAGTATTATTGCTGAAAATCTCCGCCCTAAAACCCGCTTAGTTGTTTTAAGTCATGTTCTCTGGAATACAGGTCAAGTTTTGCCGATTGATAAAATTGTCGAAGTATGCAGAAGTAATAATTCTCTGTTGTTGATAGATGCGGCTCAATCTGTGGGGGTTCTGCCCTTGGATTTAACAGCCTTGGGTGTAGATTTCTATGCCTTTACCGGTCATAAATGGTTATGTGGCCCTGCGGGTGTAGGTGGGTTATATGTGCGCCCAGAAGCGAGAGAAAATTTGCACCCTACTTTTATTGGCTTAAATGGGGTAATTACTAATAATCAGGCACAACCGACGGGTTGGCAACCAGATGGACGCAGATATGAAGTATCTACTTTAGCCACTTCATTATATGTGGGTTTAAAGGCAGCAATTACAATTCATGAACAGTGGGGAACAGCACAGGAAAGATATGAGCAAATTTGCCGAAATAGTAATTATCTTTGGCAGAAATTAAACTCTTTAGCTGATGTCAAATGTTTAAAAAATTCACCTCCAGAAAGTGGATTAGTTTCTTTTTATGTAACTAATCAGCCTAGCTCTAAATTGGTGCAATCTTTAGAATCACAAAACATTTTAACACGAACAATTGCTAATCCTAATTGCATTCGTGTTAGCGTTCATTACCTAACTCTAGAGTCAGAAATTGACCAATTAATCGCAACGATAAAAGGCGACTAG
- a CDS encoding glycosyl transferase: MERPIIYIAITNHGFGHATRTASIANTIQKLCPEVLLILVTTAPRWLLESYIEGDFILRQRAFDLGVIQADSLTMDKPATLEKLREIKKNHKSLIASEVNFIRQNRVNLILADIPFLAAGFAQATNIPCWMISNFGWDLIYRAWGGEFIEIADWISDWYGKCDRLFRLPFHEPMSAFPNVTDVGLTGGSPNFTIDELRSNWGINTLPEKTILLTFGGLGLQEIPYANISKFPDWQFITFDASAPDLPNLIKVTNRQYRPVDFMPICGRIISKPGYGTFSEATLLEVPVVTIPRDDFAEAAFMLAGITNYNHHQILTALEFFQGDWDFLYQSPQPPKQTEQIDKNGNETIAKAVIDYLQTNI; this comes from the coding sequence ATGGAAAGACCAATTATATACATAGCAATTACCAATCACGGCTTTGGTCATGCTACCCGCACAGCTTCTATAGCTAACACCATTCAAAAATTATGTCCTGAAGTGTTGTTAATTTTAGTCACTACTGCACCTCGCTGGTTACTAGAATCTTATATAGAAGGTGATTTTATTTTACGTCAACGGGCGTTTGATTTAGGTGTGATTCAAGCTGATAGTTTGACAATGGATAAACCAGCAACTTTAGAAAAATTGCGAGAAATCAAAAAGAATCACAAATCCTTAATTGCTTCAGAAGTTAATTTTATTCGCCAAAATCGCGTTAATCTTATTTTAGCAGATATTCCTTTTTTGGCGGCAGGATTTGCTCAAGCTACGAATATTCCCTGCTGGATGATTAGTAACTTTGGTTGGGATTTGATCTATCGAGCTTGGGGAGGAGAATTTATAGAAATTGCTGATTGGATTAGTGATTGGTATGGAAAATGCGATCGCTTATTTCGTCTTCCTTTTCATGAACCTATGTCAGCTTTTCCAAATGTTACCGACGTAGGTTTAACTGGGGGTTCTCCCAATTTTACTATTGATGAATTACGCAGCAATTGGGGCATAAATACACTTCCAGAAAAAACAATTTTACTAACATTTGGGGGTTTAGGTTTACAAGAAATTCCTTATGCTAATATCAGCAAATTTCCCGATTGGCAATTTATTACTTTTGATGCCTCAGCCCCAGATTTACCTAACTTAATTAAAGTTACAAATCGCCAATACCGTCCTGTAGATTTTATGCCAATTTGTGGAAGAATTATCTCTAAACCTGGTTATGGAACATTTTCAGAAGCCACTCTTTTAGAAGTACCAGTTGTAACTATACCCCGTGATGATTTTGCCGAAGCAGCTTTTATGTTAGCAGGAATTACTAATTACAATCATCATCAAATTCTGACAGCATTAGAATTTTTTCAAGGAGATTGGGATTTTCTTTATCAATCACCTCAACCACCAAAACAAACCGAACAAATAGATAAAAATGGTAATGAAACAATAGCTAAAGCTGTGATAGATTATTTACAGACAAATATATGA
- a CDS encoding YjbQ family protein, with the protein MTHYQKLLRVSTNGKSFHNITAKIEAIVAESGIETGLCSLFLRHTSASLVIQENADPNVLVDLANFMAKIVPEGNYYIHDDEGPDDMPGHIRTVLTHTSEQIPINSGHLVLGTWQGIYVWEHRQSPNVRELVVHISG; encoded by the coding sequence ATGACACATTACCAAAAATTATTAAGAGTTTCCACTAACGGGAAATCATTTCACAATATTACCGCTAAAATTGAAGCCATTGTTGCTGAATCTGGGATAGAAACTGGACTTTGTAGTTTATTTTTACGTCACACTTCAGCTAGTTTAGTAATTCAAGAAAATGCAGATCCTAATGTATTAGTTGATTTAGCCAACTTCATGGCAAAAATAGTACCAGAAGGAAACTATTATATTCATGATGATGAAGGGCCTGATGATATGCCAGGCCATATTCGCACAGTTTTAACCCATACTTCCGAACAAATTCCCATTAATAGTGGTCATTTGGTATTAGGAACATGGCAAGGAATCTATGTTTGGGAACATCGTCAAAGTCCTAATGTTAGAGAGTTGGTAGTTCACATTTCTGGATAG
- a CDS encoding response regulator transcription factor → MKILLVDDEVELTDPLSRLLTREGYSVDATYDGTSGSKLAEIGSYDLLILDWMLPGKTGLEICQELRRQGKITPVLFLTAKDTLDDRVQGLDAGADDYLVKPFELRELLARVRALLRRAGTESYSSTTGKLVVADLELDIENQIAYRHGRMIELSQKESQLLQYFMENAGQLLTHAQILHHLWQNEEQPNSNVIAALIRLLRRKVETVGETPMIHTVYGKGYRFGTAVIE, encoded by the coding sequence ATGAAAATTTTATTAGTTGATGATGAAGTTGAACTAACTGACCCTTTAAGTCGTCTATTAACCCGTGAAGGGTACAGTGTTGATGCTACTTATGATGGAACAAGTGGCAGTAAGTTGGCAGAAATAGGCAGTTATGATTTACTGATTTTAGATTGGATGTTACCGGGAAAAACGGGGTTAGAGATTTGTCAGGAATTACGTCGTCAAGGTAAAATAACTCCTGTACTATTTTTGACAGCGAAAGATACCCTTGATGACCGAGTACAAGGTTTAGATGCTGGTGCTGATGATTATTTGGTTAAACCTTTTGAACTACGGGAATTACTGGCAAGAGTTCGGGCTTTGTTGCGTCGTGCTGGTACAGAATCCTATAGTAGTACAACAGGAAAGTTAGTTGTAGCAGATTTAGAACTAGATATAGAAAATCAAATAGCTTATCGTCACGGGAGAATGATTGAACTTTCTCAAAAAGAAAGTCAGTTGTTACAATACTTCATGGAAAATGCCGGACAATTACTGACTCATGCTCAAATTTTGCACCATTTATGGCAAAATGAAGAACAACCTAATAGTAATGTGATTGCAGCTTTAATTCGTCTGTTGCGTCGTAAGGTGGAAACAGTGGGTGAAACACCAATGATTCATACTGTTTATGGCAAAGGTTATCGTTTTGGAACTGCTGTAATTGAATAA
- a CDS encoding ATP phosphoribosyltransferase, whose product MLTVAIPKGELLKPSLRILQSVGLDFSAFLESGNRQLQIPDASGQAKALLVRAQDVPVYVEYGQAQLGIVGYDVLREKQPQVAQLVDLKFGYCRMSVAVKATSSYKSPLDLPAHGRVASKYVNCAREYFQGLDLPIEIVPLYGSVELGPITGMSEAIVDIISTGKTIKENGLIEIATLYESTARLIVHPLSYRLNTGNLHQLIAKIRLGILSAV is encoded by the coding sequence ATGTTAACTGTTGCAATCCCAAAAGGGGAACTACTTAAACCTAGTCTCCGCATATTACAATCTGTAGGATTAGATTTTAGTGCTTTCTTAGAATCAGGAAACCGCCAATTGCAAATTCCTGATGCTAGTGGACAAGCAAAGGCGTTGTTAGTCCGAGCGCAAGATGTGCCTGTTTATGTAGAATATGGTCAAGCACAATTGGGAATTGTGGGCTACGATGTCCTTAGAGAAAAACAGCCTCAAGTTGCCCAATTAGTGGATTTAAAATTTGGATATTGTCGGATGTCTGTGGCTGTAAAAGCTACGAGTTCCTACAAATCTCCTTTAGATTTACCTGCTCATGGTCGAGTTGCTTCTAAATATGTAAATTGTGCGCGAGAATATTTCCAAGGTTTGGATTTACCTATAGAAATTGTCCCCTTGTATGGTTCTGTAGAATTGGGTCCAATTACCGGAATGTCGGAAGCAATTGTGGATATTATTTCGACAGGCAAGACTATAAAGGAAAATGGTTTAATTGAGATTGCAACTTTGTATGAAAGTACAGCGCGGTTAATTGTTCACCCTTTAAGTTATCGTTTGAATACAGGTAATTTACATCAATTAATTGCAAAAATTCGGTTAGGAATTCTCAGCGCAGTTTAG
- a CDS encoding cytochrome c biogenesis protein yields the protein MTSDQTTSTELSWWLIPGRFIRREILPVLTDLRLAIVLLLVIALFSVSGTVIEQGQAPAFYQSNYPEHPALFGFLSWKVIQVVGLDHVYRTWWFLSLLVLFGTSLTACTFTRQLPALKAAQKWKFYEEPRNFKKLALSAELEGVYLSSITPILQQQSYRIFQEKDDILYARKGIIGKIGPIIVHIGIVAILLGGIFGSMTGFMAQEMISGGDTFQVKNIVDAGVWSSQDVLKDWSVRVNRFWIDYTPTGGIDQFYSDMSVLNKEGKEVNHEKIYVNKPLRYHGVVFYQTDWGISNVRVRLNKSPIFQLPMAQLDTKGRGRIWGTWIPTKPDLSEGVSLLAKDLQGMVLIYDAQGKLINTVRAGMSIPVNGVNLQILDVIGSTGLQIKFDPGIPIVYTGFGLLMLGVVMSYFSHSQIWALQQGETLYIGGKTNRAQVAFEQEILAILDQLSAVSKTEKGE from the coding sequence ATGACTTCAGATCAGACAACATCCACAGAATTAAGTTGGTGGTTAATACCTGGGCGATTTATCCGCCGGGAAATTTTGCCTGTATTAACTGATTTACGATTAGCAATTGTTCTTCTATTAGTAATTGCCTTATTTAGCGTTAGTGGTACGGTAATTGAACAGGGACAAGCGCCTGCTTTTTATCAATCTAATTATCCCGAACATCCAGCTTTGTTTGGTTTCCTTTCGTGGAAAGTGATTCAAGTAGTTGGCTTAGATCATGTATATCGCACTTGGTGGTTTTTGAGTTTGTTAGTTCTATTTGGAACTAGTTTAACAGCTTGTACCTTTACTCGTCAATTACCCGCCCTCAAGGCTGCTCAAAAATGGAAATTCTATGAAGAACCGCGCAATTTTAAAAAATTAGCCTTGAGTGCGGAATTAGAAGGTGTTTATTTGTCATCAATTACGCCAATTTTGCAGCAACAAAGTTATCGAATTTTCCAAGAAAAAGATGATATTCTTTATGCTCGTAAAGGGATAATTGGGAAAATTGGTCCAATTATTGTTCACATTGGGATAGTTGCTATTCTTCTGGGAGGAATTTTCGGATCAATGACAGGATTTATGGCTCAAGAAATGATTTCTGGTGGTGATACATTCCAGGTGAAAAATATTGTTGATGCTGGTGTTTGGTCATCTCAAGATGTCTTAAAAGATTGGTCTGTGCGGGTAAATCGCTTTTGGATTGATTACACACCCACGGGAGGAATTGACCAATTTTATTCAGATATGTCTGTGTTGAATAAGGAAGGTAAAGAAGTTAATCATGAGAAGATTTATGTTAATAAACCTTTGCGTTATCATGGTGTAGTTTTCTATCAAACAGATTGGGGAATTTCTAACGTTCGGGTGAGATTAAATAAAAGTCCAATTTTCCAATTACCAATGGCACAATTAGATACCAAAGGTAGAGGGAGAATTTGGGGAACTTGGATTCCGACTAAACCTGATTTAAGTGAAGGTGTTTCCCTATTAGCCAAAGATTTGCAAGGCATGGTATTAATTTATGATGCTCAAGGTAAATTAATTAATACTGTGCGTGCAGGAATGTCTATACCTGTAAATGGGGTAAATTTGCAAATCCTGGATGTTATTGGTAGCACGGGGTTACAAATTAAATTTGATCCTGGTATTCCCATTGTTTATACAGGATTTGGGTTATTGATGTTAGGTGTGGTAATGAGTTATTTTTCCCATTCCCAAATTTGGGCTTTACAACAAGGCGAAACTTTGTATATTGGGGGAAAAACTAACCGCGCTCAAGTTGCCTTTGAACAAGAGATTTTAGCAATTTTAGATCAACTTAGTGCCGTGAGTAAAACAGAAAAAGGCGAATAG